Genomic DNA from Thermococcus sp.:
TAGGTCTTTCTCTCTCTCGCCCCTGTTCCTGCCACTTCGATGAGGCCACTCCTCCTCAGGGAGGAGAGTATTGGATACACTGTTCCGGCGCTCAGTCTTATCCCGTACAGCCTCTCCAGCTCTGACATTATACCGTATCCGTGTTTTGGCTCGTGGAGTAGGTCGAGCACGAGTATTTTCATGTACCCTTTAAAACTCGGACGTTCCATTTATCTCACCAAATATATCGGACGATATATTGCTTAAAAAGGTTGTGGTGGGAACTCTTATTACCCCCCATCACTATGATTCAGTGGTGATGGTATGAGGCTCGTTCTAAGGCCCCTCTTCGAGGCCGAACTGCCGGCGGACTTCAGCGAGGTCATACGGAGCAAGCTCATGGGCACAGAGGTCAGAACGGGGGAGGAGATTGAGGTGGACCTTCTCGGAAAGCCGCTGCGCTTTAAGGTTCTCCTGGCCGAGCCTTCACCGCTGAAAGTCGAGAGAAATACAAGGATAGATTTCTCGACGGGGAGCGCCGAGGTCGTGGACTTTGAGTTTGACGAGCCGGTGAGTGAGGTGATCCCCTTCGATAAGGGGTTCGTCGTTGTGCTCGGAAGAAAGGTTCTGATTCTGAACCACACCGGGCAAAAGATTTATAGCGACGAGTTCGATGACCTTAACGGAGTTAGGGTCTCCAAAGGAACTGTGGTGATAATCCATGGGGGAAGCAAAATCAGGCTCGTTAAGCCTTGAGAAGTTCACCTTTGACGAGGGCTGGGAGGAGAAGAAAAAAAGGGCTGAAAAAATCGTCGAGATTCTGATGGAAACCCATCCAAGGGAGAAGCTCCTAATCGGCGACCCTTACCGGACACTGATACACTGCATAATCTCACAGCGCATGAGGGACGAGGTGACATATAAGGTCTGGAAGGAGCTCTTCAGGAGATACGACGACATTGAGAGCATAGCGAAAACTCCCGTCGAGGAGATGCAGGAGTTTCTGAGAAGGAGCGGGGTTGGCCTCTGGAAGACCAAGGGAGAGTGGATAGTGAAGGCCTCCCGGATAATACTCGAAAAATACGGCGGAAAGGTGCCGGACGACATCGGCGAGCTCATGAAGCTGCCCGGCATCGGGAGGAAGTGCGCCAACATAGTCCTGGCTTACGGCTTCGGCAGGCAGGCGATTCCGGTCGACACCCACGTCAACAGGATAAGCAAGCGCCTCGGCCTCGCCCCGCCGAGGGTCGCCCCTGAGAAGGTGGAGGAGTACCTGGCGGAGCTCATCCCCTACGAGAAGTGGATCTACGTCAACCACGCGATGGTCGACCACGGGAAGAGGATATGCCACCCCCTAAGGCCTAAGTGCGACTCCTGCCCGCTGAGGGAGCTGTGCCCCTACGCTAAGGGACTGGTAACGGACGCGGATATAAAGGGGAAGGCTCGGGGTTAGCACTCGTAGGGGCAGTTTTCAAACCCATACAGGCGATAAACCGCCGGGATCTCTATCTCAATCTTCCTCTTCTCCGATTTAAAGAATCCAGTCCTTACGAGATATTCGATTTCCAGCCTGAACCTCACCCTGGCCTCAATGGTCATTCCGCCACCACGCCTCCTGACGTCGAGGGGAATCTTGGGGGTAAGGTCAAGGGAGTTGCCCCAGCTCGGCTTCAGCGCCTCGGCCCTGATGGCCTGCCAGATTTCGAGACCGGGCACGGGAGTTTCGGTCACCTCAAAACTGCCGTCTGGGGTTTTGAAGTACATGACCCCCACTTGGGTCGGGAATATCGGATCCACCGAGACGTTGCTCACGTTCTCCACCACGAAAAGTACACGCCTTATAGCTACCGACTCGTTCCTCGGCCTGAGATGGAGGACGAACTCACCCGATATCGGAAAATCGTCACAGCCCACGTTCCTCATGGCCACCGGAGAGTAAGAGAACGCAATAAAGATATCGCTCCAGTTCCTGAAAGAGTAAAAGCCCAGCAACTTTTCCCTGCCCAGAATACACGAGAGATTGCTCGCGTTTATGTTAAATGTCCAGGTTGCCAGCGTGATCTCCTCCGTGTCCCCGGGGGAATAGAGGGTTCTTTCGTGTAGCCACACCATCGAGTATGTCATCAGTACGGCAACCAAAAGTCCTGCGAGGAAGGCCTTGTCCATCCGCGTCGGCATCGAGATAAGAACCACAGAGAATAATAAAAAGCTTTCGAATTAAGAAGGTTATTCCTCTTCCTCAACTTCCTCTCCCGCAAGCTTCCTCAGCCTGTCGAGGTCGGAGCCGACGGCTATGAGGACGTCCCCCTCCTGTATCGTGTCGTTCCTTCCGGGGTTGTAGATGTACCTGCTCCCCCTCTTTATCGCCAGTATCCTGGTTCCAATTTTGCTGGGGAGTTTGAGCTGTTCGAGGGTCTTGCCGTGGAGGATGGAGCCCTTCCTGACAGTTACCCTGCCGAGCTCCTCCTCGGTGTCCTCCATTATCCTCCTGATTATCGGGTGGGGCTCGACGTCCCTCAGCACGAGGTCGGATATCTTGTAGGCGGCATCGCTTATCTGCTCGTTTATCTCCGCCATGTCGATGACGCTGAGGAGCTTCAGCGGGTCGTCCTCCTTCTTGGCGAGGAGCAGGGCGAGCCTTTTGACCCTGAGTGTGAGCTCATCCATGCGCTCTTCGAGGAGGTAGACCTCTTCCGCGATGTCCTCGCTGTTGTACATGACCGACGAGAAGGCAAGGTCGACCATAAGTGAGGAGAGGTCCTTCATCTCGATGAGGCAGTTCCTAATCTGCTCAAGCTCATTCATTGCCCATCACCTTGATGTTGCCCCTCGCTATCTCCTTGAGGTAGTCTATTGACGTGGCCGTTCCCCTCCCGATGAGAATGTCCCCGGGAAATATCTTGAAGTCCCCGTCGGGGTCGAAGATCCAGCGCTTTCCACGTCTCACAGCCACGATCCACACACCTGTGTTGGTTGCAAGGTCGAGCTCCTCCAGGGTTCTGCCCACCAGCACCGAATCGGCGGAGACGTAGATTTTACCTATTATCTCCTCGCTTCCCAGTATAGCCTCGGTTATGACCGGGTGAAGCTCCACACCTTCCAGAACCATCTTCGCCAGGTCTGCGGCAGCGTTTGACATGTCATCTATCGCGTGCGCCATGTGGAGTATGGAGGTTATCTGCTCAGCCTCCTTGGGGTTTCTCGCGGCCAGAACCGCGTGAACCATGAGGTGGTAGTTGAGCAGATCGAGGTACTCCTCAAGCTCAAGCACTTCCTCGGCCATCTCCTCCTCGTTGAAGAGTATCGAGGAGTAGGCCAGGTCAACCATCAGCTCAGCCGTGTTCTTCATCTCCACGAAGATGTCCTTAACGTTCCTGGGAACCTCGATTTCGTCCCACTCTTCCACCCGGCTCTCACCGATGGGGGAAAAGATGGGAAATCTTATTTAGTTTTCGCCTTCGAAAAGTTTAATACCCGCAAAGGTCAATGCTTACGGGGTGAAGGCAATGGAGAGTGATGGCAGTGATCGGCGGAGAGGTCAGGGCAGAGCTGAGGGAGAAGGTCAGGGAAGCCTACAGGGTTACGCTACCGTCCCTGTTCACCTCACAGATATTCGGCCTCTTCGGGGGCACTTTTCTGGGCAAGTACTTTGAAGTGATAAGGACCCAGTTTCCCGGCCTTCTCGTGGTTCTTCCTGGTATGATGGGCCTCCGCGGGAACGTTTTTGGTTCAATGGCCTCGCGCTTCTCCACGATGCTCTACCTCGGTGACCTTGAACCTTCCCTGCGTGACAAAAAGGTTCTCAAGGAGATAGTCCTTAGGATGCTCATCTCGCTCATCCCCATCTTCCTTCTCTGGGCCATCGGCGTCGCCACTGGAATAAAGAAGAACGCCCTTGACGTCCTCCTCATAGTCATAACCTCTACGATACTGGTTTCCTTCATCCTGGGCTACTTCACATCCTTCGTGACGATATTCTCCTTCAGGCGCGGTACCGACCCTGACAGTGTTGCCGCTCCGCTCGTCGCCTCGATGGGTGACTTCCTGACCGTTCCATCACTCGTCCTCTTCATCCTCCTCATAGAAGAGTCCCCCAAAGCTTTCAGGCTCTTCAACTACACTATGATACTCCTCTTCCTCATCGTGGCCGCTATAAGCAGGGTAAGGAAGGCGGAGTTCCTTGAGCTGAAGCAGGTCTTCATCACGATAACCGGCCTTGCACTTCTATCCACCATATCAGGTTCGCTGCTGGCCAGGTTCAGCGGGATCATCCAGGCCTCGGTGGTACTGAGCTTTATCTATCCCTCGCTTCTCAGCTCCTTCGGGAACTACGGGTCGATTATAGCAGCCAAGACCTCGACGAAGCTCCACCTCGGTGAGATAGAGAGCTTCCTCTGTCCGAAGGCCTTCACCGACATACTCGCCCTCTTTGCGACGGCGCCAGTCATAGGAACCACAATGCTCATCATAGGAATAGCCCTCGTAAAGCTGACGACGGGAATGACCGTTCCACGCTCGGCCTGGCTCGTTGCCCTAACGTACCCCTTCATGGCCCTCTTTATAATGCTCTACTCCTACACGATATCCTATTTCATCTTCCAGAAGAACATCGACCCAGACCACGTGGCGATACCCCTCATATCCAACAACAGCGACATATTCGGCACGCTTTATGTCGTGCTTATGGCTAAAATGATAGCGGGTGGTTGAATGATCGGGCTGTCCATGACGGCTTATCACTGGAAAGACCTCTCCCGGTTTGAGGAATGGGCCAGGACTGCGAAGAGAGCTGGCTTCGATTACATCGAAATCCTGAGTGAATGGCCGCACTACCTGAGCAGGGACAACCGCCGCCTTTTTGGGGAAGTCCTAGAGTCCCTCGGCATGAAAGGAACCGTCCATGCCCCCTTCAGCGACGTCAACATAGGCTCGTTCAACGAGAGGCTGAGGCAGGCCTCGCTGGAAGTGGTCAGGGAAACCATAGAGCTGGCCGCAGAGCTGGGGGCCATTTCGGTCACTATTCATCCCGGACACTGTTCGCCCGTGAGCATGAAAAACAGAAGGAGATACCTCGAAATACACAGGGAGTCCCTCAGGACAGTTGCTAAATGGGGCGCTGAGTACGGGGTCAGGGTTGGGGTCGAGAACATGCCCCGCTTCCCCATCCTGGACGCCCAGACGTGTGAGAGGCTCCGGGAGCTGGTGGAGGATATTGAGATAGGGGTGACCTTTGACGTCGGTCACCTCAACACCACGACCGGGAAATTCGAGCGTTTCCTCGACGTCTTTAGGGACAGGATAATCCACGTCCACCTCCATGACAACTCCGGAGAAAGGGACGAGCACCTCGCCCTGGGGGACGGAACAGTCCCCTGGGTCAAGGTGATTCCAAGGCTCCCGAAGACGACGTGGACCCTCGAAGTCAACGACATTGAATCTGCCCGGAGAAGCCTCGAATTTTTGAAAAGTCTGCATTGATGGACGTTTCAGTTCATTGGCGTCCAATTTT
This window encodes:
- a CDS encoding potassium channel family protein yields the protein MEEWDEIEVPRNVKDIFVEMKNTAELMVDLAYSSILFNEEEMAEEVLELEEYLDLLNYHLMVHAVLAARNPKEAEQITSILHMAHAIDDMSNAAADLAKMVLEGVELHPVITEAILGSEEIIGKIYVSADSVLVGRTLEELDLATNTGVWIVAVRRGKRWIFDPDGDFKIFPGDILIGRGTATSIDYLKEIARGNIKVMGNE
- a CDS encoding magnesium transporter, with translation MAVIGGEVRAELREKVREAYRVTLPSLFTSQIFGLFGGTFLGKYFEVIRTQFPGLLVVLPGMMGLRGNVFGSMASRFSTMLYLGDLEPSLRDKKVLKEIVLRMLISLIPIFLLWAIGVATGIKKNALDVLLIVITSTILVSFILGYFTSFVTIFSFRRGTDPDSVAAPLVASMGDFLTVPSLVLFILLIEESPKAFRLFNYTMILLFLIVAAISRVRKAEFLELKQVFITITGLALLSTISGSLLARFSGIIQASVVLSFIYPSLLSSFGNYGSIIAAKTSTKLHLGEIESFLCPKAFTDILALFATAPVIGTTMLIIGIALVKLTTGMTVPRSAWLVALTYPFMALFIMLYSYTISYFIFQKNIDPDHVAIPLISNNSDIFGTLYVVLMAKMIAGG
- the nth gene encoding endonuclease III → MGEAKSGSLSLEKFTFDEGWEEKKKRAEKIVEILMETHPREKLLIGDPYRTLIHCIISQRMRDEVTYKVWKELFRRYDDIESIAKTPVEEMQEFLRRSGVGLWKTKGEWIVKASRIILEKYGGKVPDDIGELMKLPGIGRKCANIVLAYGFGRQAIPVDTHVNRISKRLGLAPPRVAPEKVEEYLAELIPYEKWIYVNHAMVDHGKRICHPLRPKCDSCPLRELCPYAKGLVTDADIKGKARG
- a CDS encoding ATPase, with translation MRLVLRPLFEAELPADFSEVIRSKLMGTEVRTGEEIEVDLLGKPLRFKVLLAEPSPLKVERNTRIDFSTGSAEVVDFEFDEPVSEVIPFDKGFVVVLGRKVLILNHTGQKIYSDEFDDLNGVRVSKGTVVIIHGGSKIRLVKP
- a CDS encoding sugar phosphate isomerase/epimerase — translated: MIGLSMTAYHWKDLSRFEEWARTAKRAGFDYIEILSEWPHYLSRDNRRLFGEVLESLGMKGTVHAPFSDVNIGSFNERLRQASLEVVRETIELAAELGAISVTIHPGHCSPVSMKNRRRYLEIHRESLRTVAKWGAEYGVRVGVENMPRFPILDAQTCERLRELVEDIEIGVTFDVGHLNTTTGKFERFLDVFRDRIIHVHLHDNSGERDEHLALGDGTVPWVKVIPRLPKTTWTLEVNDIESARRSLEFLKSLH
- a CDS encoding potassium channel family protein yields the protein MNELEQIRNCLIEMKDLSSLMVDLAFSSVMYNSEDIAEEVYLLEERMDELTLRVKRLALLLAKKEDDPLKLLSVIDMAEINEQISDAAYKISDLVLRDVEPHPIIRRIMEDTEEELGRVTVRKGSILHGKTLEQLKLPSKIGTRILAIKRGSRYIYNPGRNDTIQEGDVLIAVGSDLDRLRKLAGEEVEEEE